A region from the Pirellulales bacterium genome encodes:
- a CDS encoding (Fe-S)-binding protein codes for MKLSLFVTCLGDVLRPEVGRATVRLLRRLGHEVDFPSEQTCCGQPFYNSGFADLARDQAKRTIDVFDNDRMVVVPSGSCAAMVKVEYPHLLADDEHWHARAKELASRTFELADLMVNLLGVEDVGARYQGKVAYHYACHLRGLGLAGEVERLLARVEGLTYVGIDRQDQCCGFGGSFSVRYPQISTAMVTDKVNCITATGADAVVSTDAGCLMNIGGRLRRLGRTIEVLHLAEILERR; via the coding sequence ATGAAGCTTTCTCTTTTCGTCACTTGTCTGGGAGACGTGTTGCGGCCCGAAGTCGGTCGCGCCACCGTGCGCCTGCTGCGCCGGCTGGGGCATGAAGTCGATTTCCCCAGCGAGCAGACGTGTTGCGGGCAGCCGTTTTACAACTCAGGCTTTGCCGACCTGGCACGCGATCAGGCCAAACGCACGATCGATGTCTTCGACAATGATCGCATGGTGGTCGTGCCGTCGGGCTCGTGCGCAGCGATGGTCAAGGTCGAGTACCCGCACCTGCTCGCGGATGACGAGCATTGGCACGCGCGGGCGAAAGAGCTGGCCAGCCGCACCTTCGAGCTGGCTGACTTGATGGTGAACTTGCTGGGCGTCGAGGACGTCGGCGCTCGCTACCAGGGTAAGGTCGCCTACCACTACGCTTGTCACTTGCGTGGACTGGGACTGGCGGGTGAGGTCGAGCGATTACTGGCTCGCGTCGAAGGGCTGACCTATGTTGGCATCGATCGCCAGGATCAATGTTGCGGCTTCGGCGGATCATTCTCGGTCCGCTATCCGCAGATCTCGACGGCGATGGTCACCGACAAGGTGAACTGCATCACAGCGACCGGCGCCGATGCTGTGGTTTCGACCGACGCCGGCTGCCTGATGAACATCGGCGGCCGCCTGCGACGCCTGGGCCGCACAATCGAAGTGCTGCACCTGGCCGAGATTCTCGAGCGGCGATGA